Proteins from one Fragaria vesca subsp. vesca linkage group LG6, FraVesHawaii_1.0, whole genome shotgun sequence genomic window:
- the LOC101302468 gene encoding uncharacterized protein LOC101302468, with product MCSSEGDCRPLGFLLGLPFAFLSLLLSVVGIVIWIVGLLLTCICPCCLCVTVIVELALELVKAPIHVMEWFTSQIPC from the exons ATGTGTTCTTCAGAAGGAGATTGCAGGCCTTTGGGTTTCCTACTCGGCCTTCCCTTTGCTTTTCTCTCCCTCCTCCTCTCCGTCGTCGGCATCGTCATCTGGATCGTCGG ATTGTTGCTGACATGCATCTGCCCCTGCTGCTTGTGCGTGACGGTGATAGTGGAGCTGGCTCTGGAGTTGGTCAAGGCCCCAATTCATGTCATGGAGTGGTTCACCTCTCAAATCCCCTGTTAA
- the LOC101302765 gene encoding seed biotin-containing protein SBP65-like isoform 2, whose protein sequence is MSSEQLRRQNVTPEREVHIEKDRVPKITSHFESLTVHVQEAGDKETPTDSTKDSHDDQQRKGNTVGDMGMGKSRETHELESHSRQMKEENAEKQRERMRESHADRARTANIVADKEAEEKRGRESGARGVGMFEIQESDEGQRKGGRGESREEMIVVSQGKEDSRVRQDRSEMEGRNMDIMGGESKSGAQGAGKVEVMRVGEEKDREGEGRQQMSSKGRQGEGRQSEGGSTQMMGKGQGMKQERATDTEMMRSKVEGRVGCSETRSRSEEGRGREQRQGTEMESSANKQQQQQQQPSLDEVSAFRQTAQQNSMEAIRAAEERYQKTKESASQTLGTAAQKAKEASERTTETASQTLGTAAQRAKDTASTATQKAKEISSQTLGTATEKGAQVKDIALEKGQQGLYTAKDTLSSAGAKTAEYTVPLAEKAKDMAVSAGWTAAQYTTEAAVEGTKTAARVVAGAAEYAGHKAVDIVSKPLSVAKNAAAVTGERAEEFTARKKEEAQREYEAKKEAEANRPKGSETTYQGGESKQEETWTKQVEKESQHMQREGGQVTEKTSQETAQSQREGVQEGGSGVLGTIGGTLGVIPGAVGETLVEIAENTKNLVVGQGGSGMGEEGQEVWSTNARQGGQQWSSNAQEGRQEGRSSEQQGKQGETLSAIPVAVGETLVEITQITRDNVTGQGQSAEESAEMDWRSSDQQQGLGAIPRAVGETVVGIAQTTKDNVDNLTGLRQRQGQGQGQMRSDH, encoded by the exons ATGTCTTCTGAGCAACTTAGGAGGCAGAATGTGACGCCCGAGAGGGAAGTTCACATTGAGAAAGACAGGGTGCCCAAGATCACCAGCCACTTCGAGTCACTCACCGTGCATGTGCAAGAGGCCGGCGACAAAGAGACTCCAACGGACAGCACCAAGGACTCGCATGATGATCAGCAGAGGAAGGGAAACACCGTTGGCGACATGGGGATGGGAAAGTCCAGAGAGACTCACGAGCTGGAGTCTCATTCGAGACAGATGAAGGAGGAGAATGCTGAGAAGCAGAGAGAGAGGATGAGGGAGTCCCATGCGGATAGGGCTAGGACGGCGAATATAGTGGCAGATAAAGAAGCTGAGGAGAAAAGAGGGAGGGAGAGCGGTGCTCGTGGAGTAGGGATGTTTGAGATTCAAGAAAGTGATGAAGGTCAGAGGAAGGGAGGTAGAGGAGAAAGTAGAGAAGAAATGATTGTTGTGAGTCAAGGGAAGGAGGATTCGAGGGTTAGACAAGATAGAAGTGAAATGGAAGGCAGAAACATGGACATAATGGGTGGAGAGAGTAAGAGTGGAGCTCAAGGTGCCGGAAAAGTCGAAGTGATGAGGGTTGGGGAAGAGAAGGACAGAGAGGGTGAAGGCAGACAGCAAATGAGTTCTAAAGGAAGGCAGGGCGAGGGTAGACAAAGTGAAGGTGGGAGCACACAGATGATGGGCAAAGGACAGGGTATGAAACAAGAGAGAGCAACGGACACGGAGATGATGAGAAGCAAAGTGGAGGGTCGAGTAGGTTGCTCAGAGACTAGGAGCAGATCAGAAGAGGGTCGGGGCCGCGAGCAGAGACAAGGCACAGAAATGGAGAGCAGTGCGAACAAGCAGCAGCAACAGCAACAACAACCATCTCTAGACGAAGTTTCGGCATTTAGACAAACAGCACAGCAGAATTCCATGGAGGCAATAAGGGCTGCCGAAGAGCGATATCAGAAAACCAAAGAAAGTGCGAGCCAGACACTCGGTACTGCAGCCCAGAAGGCTAAAGAAGCATCTGAGAGAACTACAGAAACTGCAAGCCAGACACTTGGTACTGCAGCCCAGAGAGCTAAAGATACAGCCAGTACCGCTACCCAGAAGGCTAAAGAAATTTCAAGCCAGACACTTGGTACTGCAACTGAGAAAGGAGCACAAGTGAAAGACATTGCATTGGAGAAAGGCCAGCAAGGACTATATACAGCAAAAGACACTCTATCAAGTGCAGGGGCGAAAACAGCGGAGTATACGGTGCCACTAGCAGAGAAAGCTAAAGACATGGCTGTGTCTGCAG GTTGGACTGCGGCACAATACACAACTGAGGCAGCAGTGGAAGGAACCAAAACAGCCGCAAGAGTAGTTGCTGGAGCGGCGGAGTATGCTGGTCATAAGGCTGTAGATATTGTGTCCAAGCCATTGAGTGTTGCCAAAAATGCAGCTGCGGTGACTGGTGAGAGAGCTGAGGAGTTCACTGCTCGGAAGAAGGAAGAGGCACAGCGAGAATATGAAGCCAAGAAAGAAGCCGAAGCAAATAGGCCCAAG GGTTCCGAGACTACTTATCAAGGGGGAGAATCCAAGCAAGAGGAGACATGGACGAAACAAGTTGAGAAGGAATCTCAGCATATGCAGAGGGAAGGTGGGCAAGTAACTGAAAAAACCAGCCAAGAAACTGCTCAATCACAGAGGGAGGGAGTGCAAGAGGGTGGTTCTGGGGTGCTGGGAACAATCGGCGGGACTTTGGGTGTGATACCAGGAGCTGTTGGTGAGACCTTGGTTGAGATAGCTGAGAATACAAAAAACTTGGTTGTTGGGCAGGGTGGTAGTGGAATGGGTGAGGAGGGCCAGGAGGTGTGGAGCACAAATGCACGGCAAGGAGGGCAGCAGTGGAGCTCAAATGCTCAGGAAGGCAGGCAGGAAGGGAGGTCATCTGAGCAGCAAGGCAAGCAGGGTGAGACCTTGAGTGCAATTCCGGTAGCTGTTGGAGAGACTTTGGTTGAGATAACTCAGATTACAAGAGACAATGTCACTGGGCAGGGCCAAAGTGCAGAAGAAAGTGCTGAGATGGATTGGAGGTCATCTGATCAGCAGCAAGGCTTGGGTGCAATACCGCGTGCTGTTGGGGAGACTGTGGTTGGAATAGCTCAGACAACAAAAGACAACGTTGACAATCTTACTGGGCTTAGGCAGAGACAGGGACAGGGACAGGGACAGATGAGATCTGATCATTAG
- the LOC101302765 gene encoding seed biotin-containing protein SBP65-like isoform 1 translates to MSSEQLRRQNVTPEREVHIEKDRVPKITSHFESLTVHVQEAGDKETPTDSTKDSHDDQQRKGNTVGDMGMGKSRETHELESHSRQMKEENAEKQRERMRESHADRARTANIVADKEAEEKRGRESGARGVGMFEIQESDEGQRKGGRGESREEMIVVSQGKEDSRVRQDRSEMEGRNMDIMGGESKSGAQGAGKVEVMRVGEEKDREGEGRQQMSSKGRQGEGRQSEGGSTQMMGKGQGMKQERATDTEMMRSKVEGRVGCSETRSRSEEGRGREQRQGTEMESSANKQQQQQQQPSLDEVSAFRQTAQQNSMEAIRAAEERYQKTKESASQTLGTAAQKAKEASERTTETASQTLGTAAQRAKDTASTATQKAKEISSQTLGTATEKGAQVKDIALEKGQQGLYTAKDTLSSAGAKTAEYTVPLAEKAKDMAVSAGKTTLHYAGDVAVDLKDKVTVAGWTAAQYTTEAAVEGTKTAARVVAGAAEYAGHKAVDIVSKPLSVAKNAAAVTGERAEEFTARKKEEAQREYEAKKEAEANRPKGSETTYQGGESKQEETWTKQVEKESQHMQREGGQVTEKTSQETAQSQREGVQEGGSGVLGTIGGTLGVIPGAVGETLVEIAENTKNLVVGQGGSGMGEEGQEVWSTNARQGGQQWSSNAQEGRQEGRSSEQQGKQGETLSAIPVAVGETLVEITQITRDNVTGQGQSAEESAEMDWRSSDQQQGLGAIPRAVGETVVGIAQTTKDNVDNLTGLRQRQGQGQGQMRSDH, encoded by the exons ATGTCTTCTGAGCAACTTAGGAGGCAGAATGTGACGCCCGAGAGGGAAGTTCACATTGAGAAAGACAGGGTGCCCAAGATCACCAGCCACTTCGAGTCACTCACCGTGCATGTGCAAGAGGCCGGCGACAAAGAGACTCCAACGGACAGCACCAAGGACTCGCATGATGATCAGCAGAGGAAGGGAAACACCGTTGGCGACATGGGGATGGGAAAGTCCAGAGAGACTCACGAGCTGGAGTCTCATTCGAGACAGATGAAGGAGGAGAATGCTGAGAAGCAGAGAGAGAGGATGAGGGAGTCCCATGCGGATAGGGCTAGGACGGCGAATATAGTGGCAGATAAAGAAGCTGAGGAGAAAAGAGGGAGGGAGAGCGGTGCTCGTGGAGTAGGGATGTTTGAGATTCAAGAAAGTGATGAAGGTCAGAGGAAGGGAGGTAGAGGAGAAAGTAGAGAAGAAATGATTGTTGTGAGTCAAGGGAAGGAGGATTCGAGGGTTAGACAAGATAGAAGTGAAATGGAAGGCAGAAACATGGACATAATGGGTGGAGAGAGTAAGAGTGGAGCTCAAGGTGCCGGAAAAGTCGAAGTGATGAGGGTTGGGGAAGAGAAGGACAGAGAGGGTGAAGGCAGACAGCAAATGAGTTCTAAAGGAAGGCAGGGCGAGGGTAGACAAAGTGAAGGTGGGAGCACACAGATGATGGGCAAAGGACAGGGTATGAAACAAGAGAGAGCAACGGACACGGAGATGATGAGAAGCAAAGTGGAGGGTCGAGTAGGTTGCTCAGAGACTAGGAGCAGATCAGAAGAGGGTCGGGGCCGCGAGCAGAGACAAGGCACAGAAATGGAGAGCAGTGCGAACAAGCAGCAGCAACAGCAACAACAACCATCTCTAGACGAAGTTTCGGCATTTAGACAAACAGCACAGCAGAATTCCATGGAGGCAATAAGGGCTGCCGAAGAGCGATATCAGAAAACCAAAGAAAGTGCGAGCCAGACACTCGGTACTGCAGCCCAGAAGGCTAAAGAAGCATCTGAGAGAACTACAGAAACTGCAAGCCAGACACTTGGTACTGCAGCCCAGAGAGCTAAAGATACAGCCAGTACCGCTACCCAGAAGGCTAAAGAAATTTCAAGCCAGACACTTGGTACTGCAACTGAGAAAGGAGCACAAGTGAAAGACATTGCATTGGAGAAAGGCCAGCAAGGACTATATACAGCAAAAGACACTCTATCAAGTGCAGGGGCGAAAACAGCGGAGTATACGGTGCCACTAGCAGAGAAAGCTAAAGACATGGCTGTGTCTGCAGGTAAGACCACTCTGCATTATGCTGGTGATGTTGCGGTGGATTTGAAGGACAAGGTGACTGTGGCAGGTTGGACTGCGGCACAATACACAACTGAGGCAGCAGTGGAAGGAACCAAAACAGCCGCAAGAGTAGTTGCTGGAGCGGCGGAGTATGCTGGTCATAAGGCTGTAGATATTGTGTCCAAGCCATTGAGTGTTGCCAAAAATGCAGCTGCGGTGACTGGTGAGAGAGCTGAGGAGTTCACTGCTCGGAAGAAGGAAGAGGCACAGCGAGAATATGAAGCCAAGAAAGAAGCCGAAGCAAATAGGCCCAAG GGTTCCGAGACTACTTATCAAGGGGGAGAATCCAAGCAAGAGGAGACATGGACGAAACAAGTTGAGAAGGAATCTCAGCATATGCAGAGGGAAGGTGGGCAAGTAACTGAAAAAACCAGCCAAGAAACTGCTCAATCACAGAGGGAGGGAGTGCAAGAGGGTGGTTCTGGGGTGCTGGGAACAATCGGCGGGACTTTGGGTGTGATACCAGGAGCTGTTGGTGAGACCTTGGTTGAGATAGCTGAGAATACAAAAAACTTGGTTGTTGGGCAGGGTGGTAGTGGAATGGGTGAGGAGGGCCAGGAGGTGTGGAGCACAAATGCACGGCAAGGAGGGCAGCAGTGGAGCTCAAATGCTCAGGAAGGCAGGCAGGAAGGGAGGTCATCTGAGCAGCAAGGCAAGCAGGGTGAGACCTTGAGTGCAATTCCGGTAGCTGTTGGAGAGACTTTGGTTGAGATAACTCAGATTACAAGAGACAATGTCACTGGGCAGGGCCAAAGTGCAGAAGAAAGTGCTGAGATGGATTGGAGGTCATCTGATCAGCAGCAAGGCTTGGGTGCAATACCGCGTGCTGTTGGGGAGACTGTGGTTGGAATAGCTCAGACAACAAAAGACAACGTTGACAATCTTACTGGGCTTAGGCAGAGACAGGGACAGGGACAGGGACAGATGAGATCTGATCATTAG